A DNA window from Drosophila pseudoobscura strain MV-25-SWS-2005 chromosome 2, UCI_Dpse_MV25, whole genome shotgun sequence contains the following coding sequences:
- the LOC4811647 gene encoding NADH dehydrogenase [ubiquinone] 1 beta subcomplex subunit 2, mitochondrial-like has protein sequence MNIVRNFMSYRLAVGYYARNALGNQILKRGSHVVSYRSAPPEHSKATKIGAVVVGGAMWWWVIWHLWHEPDHITGEFDYPTPSEWTNSELGIPKDDA, from the exons ATGAATATTGTTCGAAATTTTATGTCCTACCGTCTCGCTGTTGGTTATTATGCGCGCAATGCTCTGGGCaatcaaatattaaaaagaGGTAGTCATGT TGTGTCGTACCGAAGTGCTCCTCCGGAGCACTCAAAGGCAACTAAAATCGGAGCTGTAGTCGTTGGTGGAGCAATGTGGTGGTGGGTAATATGGCACTTATGGCATGAACCCGATCACATAACG gGAGAATTCGACTACCCTACCCCATCAGAATGGACCAATTCAGAGTTGGGTATTCCAAAAGATGATGCATAA
- the RpL15 gene encoding 60S ribosomal protein L15 has product MGAYRYMQELYRKKQSDVMRYLLRIRVWQYRQLTKLHRSPRPTRPDKARRLGYRAKQGFVIYRIRVRRGGRKRPVPKGCTYGKPKSHGVNQLKPYRGLQSIAEERVGRRLGGLRVLNSYWIAQDASYKYFEVILIDTHHSAIRRDPKINWICKHVHKHRELRGLTSAGKSSRGIGKGYRYSQTIGGSRRAAWKRKNREHMHRKR; this is encoded by the exons ATGGGGGCCTATCGTTATATGCAAGAACTGTATAGGAAGAAGCAAAGTGATGTTATGCGTTACTTGCTGCGTATACGCGTCTGGCAGTACCGCCAGTTGACGAAACTTCATCGTTCGCCTAGACCCACGCGCCCAGACAAGGCACGTCGTTTGGGATACCGGGCCAAACAAGGATTCGTTATTTACAGGATTCGTGTCCGCCGTGGAGGTCGCAAGCGTCCAGTGCCAAAAGGTTGCACCTACGGCAAGCCAAAAAGCCATGGCGTTAACCAACTTAAACCCTATCGcggattgcagtcaattgccGAG gAACGTGTCGGCCGTAGACTTGGTGGATTGCGTGTCTTAAATTCCTATTGGATTGCACAAGACGCTTCATACAAGTACTTTGAGGTCATTTTGATTGACACTCATCATAGTGCGATTCGCCGTGATCCTAAAATCAACTGGATATGCAAGCATGTGCACAAGCATCGCGAGCTTCGTGGTCTTACCTCTGCCGGTAAGAGCTCCCGTGGTATTGGCAAGGGCTATAGATATTCCCAGACAATTGGCGGATCTAGACGTGCTGCCTGGAAGCGCAAGAACCGTGAGCATATGCACAGGAAACGTTAA